TTCCAAGATGGTAGGTAGCAGCGTGGCTCCGGTGGGGAGACGGGTTGGCACAGATGGGGCAGGCGGACTGCAGTGACGATCAAGAGAGGGACAGTTAGCGGggcttcctttatctttcctgcCCGGGGCGAGAGGCTTTGTGTGAGTGAAAAAGGCGCGGTAGAGTTGAGGCCTGGCACGGAGGCCGCGTGGAACGTCACGCTCGAGAGCGGCCGCCTAGGTTCTAACTTACTCCGACCTGCCGCACCCTACCTTCACTCACTCACTTTGCTCTCTTCTGGTTCACTTCAGCTTTTCCGCGCTCGTCCTATCTACTGCCCTTTTTTTTCAACTCTGTTGAGTAATCTTAGTCTTCGACCTTCCTCATCTGCCTCATTCATTGTCCTTTTTCCTTGGCATTGTCTATTCGTTTCTTTCCTTTTGCCTGACAGCATGATATCCCTCCATCCTTCCTGCCCTACTTACAGTGGTCTGTAGGACCTCTTTCTTCAGTGGTTGACAAGGTGGTCATCACCTTTCGCAGTTGCACAGCTCAGACCCTAAGAATTGGTCAGGATTCAGCAAAGTTGCATCTCCCTGTATTTATACTGTCCTCAGCTGGCAATAGTAGAAGTTGGTCTGACTGGATGTAATTTTTGTGGGGATATCTTATAATGTAGTAAAACCTTGCAGCAGGACTGATCTTCATTTTGTTCATTTCTACTGCTTAAGCAGTTTATAGTTTCATTTTACAGATACTGGGTctgaccctagtgggctcacaatctaagtagtacattgtactactgttgtatctGGGGCAGTGAAGAGTTAAATgacctgcagagggaattgaacctggttctccaggatctcaacccaccgcTGACCTTCAGGCAACAgcagaatcaaacccaggtccacaacctgctACATTAGACCACTCCATAACTGAGTAGTCACCTACAACATgcttattaacctttatttcttcTAGATTTCATGACAATGCTACAGGTGTCTGGCCAAACATTTCAACTGAATAGTTTAAATGTACTGAATGAATGCTGGAATGATAATAGGATATCATATGGTACTTTAATCATGGGTATTTGCAACTTTTTTGAAAGCATAGCACTTCCAGGTTACACAAAGCAATCCTGGGGATactgcagtcaggttttcaggatattcacaatgaatatgcatgagatatatttgcatgcatattcattttagatatcctgaaaaccggatgGGCAGTGGGATCCCTAGGACAAGTTTGGGGAGTTCTGCTGATATGTTTCCAAATCAAAGTGATGCTCGTATTTCCTTCAACCCAATAAATCTGAAAAGCCAAAGCTAGAAATTGTAGGCATTTAGAGCATATTGTAATGGATAGGTAGAGCTAAAGAACAGTATACTAGGAGAATAATAAGCAGTTAGGTGGAATAAGCAGAATATATAAAAAGTTATGAGCAATTGTGTAGACGCACATCTCCTCTACAAAAAGGGAGAACTTGATTTTCTGCTCTGCAGCGGTATTTCCTACAGTGTCTGCTGTACCCTGATATTCAGGGTAACTGCTTGCCTACAAATTCCTTTCAATGCATGAAgtgtagatagtaacatagtagatgacggcagaaaaagacctgcacggtccatccagtctgcccaacaagataaactcatatgtgctactttttgtaccttgacttgtatctgccattttcagggcacagaccgtaatagtctgcccagcactagcccgcctcccaccaccggctctgccacccaatctcggttaagcttctgagtaTCCATTTAGATAAAATAATTTGAGGCTAGTCATGTTAGACAAGCATTATGATCAAATTataaaatgtttacaaaataaaacagtgTTCTTAAGGTCTGTTTAACTGCTTCCAACCAGTTATGGAATTTAGGGAGTTTCTAAAAATAATCTCTTATGTAGTATTTTCCTGTTACTAAAGGCAACACAATAGAAAACCCTCAATAAAACATGGTTGTGGAAATGTGAAGGTCAGTTTAACACCATGTAATTTGCATGACGAATCTGGCCTTGCTCTAGCCATGCAAACTAGAATCATCCATGTAATGACAAGACTTAACAAGAGCACACCTGTAAACTGGCCAGCTGTCACAGCTGAACACCTGAAGAGTATTCCCGTTTAAGGGCTGCAAGAGTCATCTCTGCAGCACTACTGATCCAAGTTGGAGCCAAGCACTTTATACGCTTTTAAAGTGGCtacaaagggagcagcaaggctCAGGAGGATTTCTGGATCTGACATCAGACTATAAGAAAGTACTGTCTGATATCAATTGCTGAAACAATCCTAAGTGCTAGGGCATTTTTCCTCTCTAATAAcaatgggacaagcacagaggatctctgagggaaaaGGGGGGATTGTAGAGCTTATTTGTTGATATAGATGAGtagactggataagccatttgaccatttctggggaaaagatgactaaagtcaccataaataaataaaataaaaaatgagtttttaatgaattttgttccaacatgtaacttttgcaggCTGCTTATGGATACATGATGTGAAAACTTTCATTTATTAGAATTTGTAGACCATCTATTACCATATCTAAGCAGTTATCATAACAGTATTTAACACAAATAACTTTGTATCTTATCTTGTTCTTTAGTATATAAAAGCTGTAAACAAAAGCTAATTGTTATACTAATGCTGTATAAGTGACTCTTAGTAAGCTTTACCAAACTTTTACCTTTTTACAAAATGGTACATATGATTGTTGTTGATGTATGTTTTGAAGGTGAAGATGTGCATATGGTAGCAGATGTTGAAGACTTCCATGAGCCGTGCACTGGATGCTTTTCTTGTTTAATATCAATACTTTTTGTGCATCTCACCTTTGACATTTGAGATATGTGCTGGAGGGAATAGCTAACTGTTTAGAATAGAGGGCTGAAAATCTGGGAAGGCTGGCTtaaatcccactgtagcaacttgtgatcttgggcaacctccgttgcctcagatacaaacatcccctaagccctctggggatccgaaaaatgcctactgtacctgaacgcAACTCACATTGAGTTACAGCCAAAAAGGTCATGCATTAAATCTAAAATCCTTTCCCCTTTCTATATCTTTGTAATGCAGAGGTGAGAAACATTAGTTCCCTGtgtcacccttttttttttttttttaatatgtgctattctgtagcCTCTGAACATAGCTTTGGCTGCCTGTCAACatctgtgtggttttttttttttttttttcaaatagttGTCAGTATTTTGATAATGTATTGGGTTCAACTTAGTCATTGCTAATGTCTAAAATTTAAataacacagttatggaatggtCTGAAATTTTACCTTCTATTTCCTCTTTTGGCCTTCTGTAGTTCCAGGTATTGAGTATGTGGGCTTCTGTAGAAAGTACAGTGGATCCCTTTGACCAACAAACAGTCTTTATCACTACACACCTACCTGCTGTTATTCCTGCCCTCTATCTGCCCCTATGTGGCTAAATTCTGTTATGGTTTTGGTTTTGACTTTGGTCGTCTGTTGCAGTCTTCCGCTCATTAAGAAACATGTtctagtttctccgactcagacCTTAGCACTTTTCACAGAACTCTGAACTTCAAAAACACCAACTGTAATAAAGTGGGAAAATATTTTAAGAAGGTGCTGTAGGCTCAACATACCATATTTGTGATACTGGGTCAAACCGCATTTGTTGCATTTGGTCAAACCAAGGCTCCATCaggccaatatcctgttttcagcagtggccaatccagtaggGCCAGTaggataaacatgctgtagtgtgggtttgggttttgtttgtgtgtgtgttttgtttttgcatgagtcgattacatttattttttgcatttcatTCCTACTTGTGAATATTATAGAGCCTATAGAGTCCCAGTTGGCAtagtgtatttaaaaaaaacactattaCTGATCTTCATTCACTGGGTCTGATTTCCTATAACACACTTGGTCACTGGTTTAGTGGCATTTCTGTAGTAATTAGAACTGACTTAATTTGTGTACGTTGGCATGTCTGGGCTGTAGGCCAAGTATTAGAAATTCTGACCCCCTTCCTCTGCTATGAGATTCTGCATCTATGACCTTAGGTTGTTTTTATGTGAAATCTTGACTTAACCTCTTAGTGTTCTGAAGGATAAATTCTTGGTGCCTGTTTAATATTTCTATTGGTGTGCTTTAACTTTATAAATCCACAAGCTAATGGGAATTCTGTTTTTACAGCCATCCAGACTGAGGAAGACCAGGAAGCTCCGTGGGCACGTTAGTCATGGCCATGGCCGGATCGGTACATACTTGGGTTTATTCTGTCATTTCTGCCATTAAAAGCTATGCCAGTGTGATGGTTTATATTTCCAGCTGGTTTTTAGATATCAGATTAGTAAGCAAAATTTGATTGTGGATGAGAGTAATTAAAATCCATTTTTACCTTTTAGTGaataaatacaaaattacaaTGGTACAGATTGATATGTTGGGGAATGAGTAGTTCTGATAGCTAATGTTATCAGTGGATTATTTagtttaaatttgttttattgaATATAGATCAAAAGGTAAGGAATAACTGTGGTCTAAATGTCCACAAGTCGTTTCATCAAACCAATGGATTCTAAAGACCAAACTACATTTCATAGTAAATAATTCCTTTTTCCTCAGACAAATGATAATATAAGATCAGCGGTTTATTTAAAGGGGAGCTGTCCCCTTTGAAATATTGCTTTCTGTTAAGTTCACAACAAATTATATAGATGAGCATTTCTTCTGACTGAAATAGGAGCATTCGCCATTCACAAAAGAAAAGCACTGTTTAATCCTGGGGGAAAGGTTAGTTTTGCAGTTTGAAAGCATTAAAAGACAGCAAGCTTGTCCTGTAGCTAACTGCTCTTATTTTTATGTTAGGCAAACACAGAAAGCATCCAGGAGGGCGTGGAAATGCAGGTGGTTTGCATCATCACAGAATAAACTTTGACAAATAGTAAGTTTTACACCTTGaatatgttttttaaatattcaGAGATGTGCTGCaattctccggggggggggggggggaggtagtatATATGCACAAAATAAACAGCAGCATCTTATGTAGCAGTCCTTTGAACGATGAATAAAATCAGTTTTTTAAACGGGTTTATTTATGCTTCAGTATTATCAAACCAAATAGTTTCTTAAACAACATATATAGAAACAACGGTAGGCTTTAAATTTTGTACATGTATTTAGTAGAAAGTGTATTTCATGTTGTGGGTTGGTGTGTGTATACCAGACATTTCTTAAATTTGTTGATGTGACCTTCATCTTAAGTTTTGCAGTGGTAGCTTGTATATTCTCAGGCTGTCATAGTTAATAAGCATCAAAGCtattgtgtttttcttacaatcAGTAATTTCTGGTATGTCCTAGTCACCCAGGTTACTTTGGAAAAGTTGGTATGAGGCATTTGCATCTGAAGAAGAATCAATACTTCTGTCCAACTATCAACCTGGATAAACTGTGGACACTTGTCAGTGAGCAGACAAGGCTCAATGCAGCTAAAAATCCAAGTGGACCAGCCCCCATCATTGATGTTGTACACTCGGTGAGAGATACCTACTTGTAGCTTTTTATTTGGATGGCTGTGCTAGACATAATTTTATTTCATGAAGCTGGATAATTTCATCAAGATAATTCCTCAGGTCACCTAGCCAGTCTGGATCTTATGAATGAGCTTTGCATTTACTGTgcctactgtatgcaaatctgtcgtacatattcattgtggttatcctgaaaaacagactggCTAGGAGTATCCTGGGGACTGGGATGAAGCACAGTTCTAGCCATTCTAGTTTATAGGCTGTCTGtataagagatttgcatatcaatTTGATGGTTCTTCAACTTATGTATCTCATTcactgtggggtgggggagagcttGTAAACCTGCTCAGCTAGGGTACTCCTGGGAATTACATTGACACCTGTTGTCAGAGGCAGCCTGAAGCTTCATTTAATTCCAAAGTAGCTATGTCACCAGTAAAGCAAGCTCGGTAGTAGAGTTCccaaatttattttatatttatttatttaaaaatgtctagTCTGCCTGCAACTAGGCAGATCACACatcaatatatataataaaaaaaataataataagacaaTAACAGACACTGGAGTATACACTATTCAGACTTATTCCAGATTCATGGACCTGCTATCGAGAATGCAGTGTTCCTTGTGTTAATGTATACCACAGTGTGCAATTTATCATTCATCAATATCATCAGCTTTTCAGACCTCAAGGATCGAATGGGTTGATATTCCTGAATTACATGTTGCAGGCAAGTGATGCTACCACCTCTTGAGAATGTACCTGTTATCGAGACTAGAGTCACATCTTGGCATTGCTTGTTGTCTTGGTGTGCTATTGTGCTCGAAGAAAAACTACTGTTCTTTATTCACTGACTGAAGTTTCACATAACCCAGTCGGTCACCAGTTCAGTAACATTTTGCTTTGATTAGTGTTGACAAGGGAAATTCTCAAGAAGTGGTACCATCTCTTGCCTGCTCTGTAGGACACACAAATAGTGCACAAAATTAGCCTGTTAGATGTCTCCTGAGAGAGAGACAACAGAAACTTCTAGTAAGTGACTTGAAACTCCCTTGTGCCTTCGATTAGTGGAACCTACATATTTCTATCCAAATACTATTCCTACTGTTGACATATTACAGGAATCATTTTTTTGACCCTATTTGAGTTTTGTGGAAGGTGATTCTCAGCTGTTGCCTTTTTATACTGTTGCTGAGAATATTAGTGGAGAAGGTGGAtagttgatgttttttttttatcttgcagAAGTAGGCTTTAGGTAATCGAGGCAAATTCCGTAAAATATGTGGACAGGTTTGTTCTCTTCAAAATATGAAACTTGACATATTTTGGCCAGCTTTTGCATAGCAGATTATAGACAAAGTATACCTGTAAAACTTTAGTATTGGTGGGGATCCATTATAAGGAGAAAGTGTTACAAGGATCATATATGTCTTGCACGAAATCAAAACCTCAGTAAGTCAGTACACAATTCTATAGACCTTGAACACGTGCTCTTATTAGGATTGAATGATGTTGAAGATGTTTCTTTTACTTAtgaatttttaaagttttttttaatttcattttttttaatgaataggtAGGGAAAAGTCTCAGAAAACACCAGGTGTCTGAATTTTACACCTGTACTCTTCAATCATAGGCTTAAAAAAACCTCCGAAACTTTAATATACCagttttactttaaaaaaaaaaaaaaaaattacttagcTTTTGTTAACTCTGCATAGGTCACCCTGATGC
This portion of the Microcaecilia unicolor chromosome 4, aMicUni1.1, whole genome shotgun sequence genome encodes:
- the RPL27A gene encoding 60S ribosomal protein L27a, whose product is MPSRLRKTRKLRGHVSHGHGRIGKHRKHPGGRGNAGGLHHHRINFDKYHPGYFGKVGMRHLHLKKNQYFCPTINLDKLWTLVSEQTRLNAAKNPSGPAPIIDVVHSGYYKVLGKGKLPKQPVIVKAKFFSRRAEEKIKGVGGACVLMA